Part of the Weissella coleopterorum genome is shown below.
AAGGTAAAAATTGAACACCTTACGAAAATATTTGGAAAAAGAGTGAAATCAGCTTTGGAATTAGTTGAAAAACATGTCGATAAGAATGAAATTTTGGCTAAAACTGGTTCAACGGTGGGAGTTTATGACGCCAACTTAACGATCGAAGAAGGTGAAATCTTCGTAATTATGGGACTTTCAGGCTCAGGAAAGTCCACGTTAATTCGATTGTTAAACCGTTTAATTGAGCCGACATCAGGTTCAATCTATTTAGATGGTAAAGATATTTCAAAAATGGAAAAGCAAGAATTATTGGAAGTCCGCCGGCATAAAATGAGTATGGTCTTTCAAAATTTCGGACTGTTTCCCCAACGAACGGTGCTAGAAAATACGATGTATGGGCTGGAAGTCCAAGGCATTAAATATGATGAGCAAGTGAAACGCGCTGAAAAGGCGCTGGAGGATGTGAATTTACTTCCATTTAAGGACCAGTACCCAAGTCAATTGTCCGGCGGAATGCAGCAACGTGTGGGCTTAGCACGTGCGTTGACGAATGATCCCGAAATCTTGTTGATGGATGAAGCTTTTTCGGCATTAGATCCCTTGATTCGTCGCGATATGCAAGATGAATTACTTGATTTGCAAGATCATTTTAAAAAGACAATCATTTTCATTTCACACGATCTAAATGAAGCATTGAGAATTGGAGATCGGATCGCGATTATGAAGGATGGTGAAATTGTCCAGATTGGAACCGGAGAAGAAATTCTAACGAACCCAGCAAATGATTATGTCCGTCAATTTACGGAGGACCTTGACCGGTCAAAGGTTTTGACTGCCGAAAAAATTATGGCAAAGCCATTTACCACTAATATTGATGTAGACGGGCCCAATGTGGCGCTTAAAAAAATGGTTACTGAAGAAGTCAGTGGTTTGGTTGCAGTTGATCGAAAACGCAAGTTCCGTGGTTTCCTTTCAACAGAGAATGCTTTACGAGCACGACAAGAACATTTGTCAGTCGCAGATGTGTTATCTGAAATGCCAACTGTGTCAAAAGATATGCTAGTTTCTGAAATTGTTCCAATTATTTATGATGCTCCCACGCCTTTGGCTGTGGTTGAGGATGGAAAATTGTTAGGTGTCATTATTCGAGGACGTGTACTTGAAGCTTTAGCGCCAGCAACGAACAATGGGGATAAGGAGGAAAACCATGTTTAATTTACTATTATTGACCTCTAAAATTCCATTAGCTGAAAATGTTGAAAAAATTGTTAGTTGGTTGACTGATAATTGGGCTGGTTTTTTTGGCGCAATTCAGGCAGGTGGCCAGGCCATCATGAATTGGTCAAACTCAGCCTTGGGTGCAATTCCGCCAGTTATCTTGATTTTTGCTTTAACAATTTTTGCAATTTTAATTAGTGGTAAAAAATGGAGCTTTCCGTTATTTACTTTCCTAGGATTATTGTTAGTTTGGAATCAAGGATTATGGTCCGATCTGATCCAAACAACGACTTTAGTACTACTTTCAAGTGTGCTGGCAATCATCATTGGGGTTCCTTTGGGAATATGGATGGCAAAAGTCAACACTGTTGACAAGATAGTTCAACCACTTCTAGATTTGATGCAAACAATGCCAGGATTTGTTTACTTAATTCCAGCGGTTGCATTCTTTGGAATCGGTGCAGTTCCAGGGGTATTTGCCTCATTGATTTTCGCTTTGCCACCAACGGTCCGCTTTACTAGTTTGGGGATTCGACAGGTGCCAAAAGAAATGGAAGAAGCTGCGGATTCGTTGGGCTCAACAGCATGGCAGAAGCTATTTAAAGTAGAACTTCCGCTGGCTAAGTCAACTATCTTAGCCGGTGTTAATCAGACGATTATGTTAGCTCTTTCAATGGTGGTGATGGCCTCAATGGTTGGAGCGCCTGGTTTAGGGCAAGGTGTTCTAGCAGCTGTTCAAAAAGCAGACGTTGGAAGCGGCTTTGTTAGTGGTTTTGCCTTGGTTATTTTAGCCATTGTTATTGATCGATTTGTTCAATTTTCAAATGTGGAGCCAGCGCAACAAGAGCCTAAGAGTACCTTGAAAAAGTGGGTCGGTCTAATTACTACTGTAGTTCTGCTGATTAGTATGGTTGGTGGTTTATTTCACTCACAACAACAAAGTAAAAAATCAGTTGATTTAGTTTACGTACAATGGGACTCGGAAGTGGCCTCTAATAATGTTTTAGCGGAGGCGATGCGTCAGCATGGTTATCAAGTCAATTTAACGCCTTTGGATAATGCTGTTATGTGGCAAACCTTGGCGAATGGTCAAGCAGATGCGTCCGTTTCTGCTTGGTTGCCAAATACCCAAAAGGCCCAGTATCAAAAATATCATGATCAATTGGATATTTTAGGTCCCAATTTAAAAGGCGCGCGCGTTGGCTTGGTCGTACCTAGTTATATGGACGTGAATAGCATTGCTGATTTACAGCAAGAAGCGGATCAAACGATTACCGGAATTGAACCTGGGGCGGGTGTTGTGGCAGCAGCTCAAGAAGCGGTGAAAGATTATGCGAATTTAAGTGGTTGGCAAGTTCAAACTTCATCAACCGGATCAATGGCCGTGGCTTTAGACAAGGCTATTAAACAACATCAGCCTATTGTGATTACTGGTTGGTCACCTCATTGGATGTGGCAAAAATATGATCTTAAGTATCTGGATGATCCCAAGGGCGTAATGGGGAAATCAGAAACTTTGAATACGATGACGCGGAAAGATTTGAAGGATAGTAAACCAGATGTTTATCGGGTTATGAAAAAATTCAAATGGCAACCAGATGATATGGAAAAAGTGATGTTAGATATCAGTAAAGGTTCAACACCGCAAAAAGCGGCGCAAACCTGGATCAAGGCACATCAAAAGCAAGTCGATGCTTGGTTTGATTAGATAAAGAAGTAATATTATTTAGAAAAGGCTAACAATTTTATAAATTGTTAGCCTTTTTAATTGAAAATAGGTACGATGGAAGAGTGAAGTTTGTGATGTTGTATTTATAACTTGGTAGCTTTAGACAATTAATTTTTAATAGTAGTTAGATAGTCAAAGGTAAATATTAAATAAATATCAATTTATTATTAATATATGTGCAAAAATTTCTAATTTATCATATGATATAATTATATAAAGTTTGATGGAAAGGCTGAGTAAGCTACGAGGGAAAACTATGGAATTACCATTAACAGCAACAGTTTTAAATAAACGCAGCGGTATCACCATCATTGGATCGGTTGGTGATTACCATGCACAAGTCGATTTAACTTTGGCTGATCAATCAGTTGTTCATCCAAATGTCGATGAAAATGGTTCATTTGTGATCGATATTGATTGGGGCAAAGCACATGGTGATATTTTAGTTAAGGCAATGTTACCAGAACATCCAGAATTAACGAACGAAACGATATTGCATGTTCAAGCGCCAGAGCCAATTGTTACGGCAGTTTTGTCAACTCAAGGTATTATGCGTAAGTTAACTGGTTCTGTCAATCAGCCAGGATTATTCATTGAAGTACATACTCCTGAAAATACTCATCCAATTGAAGTCTTGGTAGATGATCATCTAGAATTTGAACTACAAATTCCAATCGCATTAAGGCCAGAAGATTTGCGAGTGACCGCTTTAAATCCCGTGACAGGGGCCCAAATGGAGGTTCCAGTGGAAATTGGTGTTACGACTAAGACGATGACGATTCCAATTTTAACGGATGATATGATTAATAGTTATGCTGCAGCGGCTGAAGGTCGTCGAGCGGCCTCAGAAGCCTATGATCACAGTTTAATGGAAAAAGCAGCGGCTTCAGAATCATTTGTTAATTCAATTGTGGAATCAATTACGCCAAATGAGGATAAACGTGCTAGTGCTGAAAATGACACCGCTCCAAAAGAGCCAGTATTAAATCGCCCGGAAGCGGTATTAGATCTTGATGTAGTATCAGATGATGATCAAGTTTCAATTCCTGAAGTAAATGAAGCGGAAGCTCAGGGATTAAATTCAGTAAAACCCCCCGTTCTTGTGGAACAACTGCAACCAACCACAATGATTCAAGTTGAAGTCTTACAACCACATTATCAGGTGGAAGTTGAGTCGGTATCTGAAATGCCAATTGAAGAACCAATTGATGTAGAGGAAAGCGAAGAAGATGTAGTTGCGATAAAGGACCAAGTTGTTGCACTTGATCTTGATCCAACTGAAGCACTAGAAAATGAGTCTTCGGTTGTAACGCAGCCAAATGATGTCGAATTTTCTGATGGTGATGAGCAGGTTGCGACTGCTACTGGCGTGGCAGAAGTGATGCATAATGGCGGAATTCAAATGGATCAAAAGATTCCAGAACCACGGCCGAAGGTAACTGAAGAACCAAATTATTCTCGAACTAGTCGAAGTCAGAAGAAACGCAAAAAAGGTGGCTTAATTGCATTTTTGAAGCGAATTTTCTTGCGTCAAGATTAATAAATTTTAAAAATAAACATTAACCATGGGATACTGTGGTAAGTGTTTATTTTTTTTGTAATTTGTAAAGCTTAAAGATGATTTTAAATAACTTTTATCTATGGTTTCGGGGATTTAGACAAAATAAAATCCCTAATGACGGAGCATAATCCATCGTTAGGGAATCAATTTAATAATTTATTTTTTTATCATAGATGGAGCAACATTTAGTGATTCAATCATATTAATCTTTTTTGTAGGTCGAATTATCAAACCAAGTATTAAAGTCAGCGTTATCTTCAGCTTGACCGCTAGTAATATGGTTAGTATAGACGTTTTTTTGCTTTTGATCAAAATTTGACCAGATTGAACCGCTAAATTCGTAACGAGATGAATTTGGGATCAAATTGTCTGCGGTAGTATCTTTGATTTTCAAATTAGCATTATTTTTAAATTGGTCCCCCGTCCAGAGAGTAGCGATTCCGAATTGAGATCCATTTTTAAGACTAATTTGACGCGCAATTTTAATGGTATTAATTTCGTGATTGGAATTTTGATCAGCAACTTTTAATGCGATTGCAACGGTTTTGGCATAGTTATTGAGATAAGTTGAAATATCTTTTTGTTTGACATTGTCTTGTAAAATGATAGTAGCAGTTTGATCTTTAAGTAAGATGGTTTGAACTTTAATTGAAAGCTTTTCTGCATTTATTTGTTTAATGAAAATATTGCTAAAATCATTTTTTTGAATAATTTGTTTTGAAGTCGAGGCAGCTACTGAGCTTGCATCAGGGTCTTTAGCCGCTTCAGAGACAGCAATTTTTTCTTGCTTATCAGTTGCTTTTTTTT
Proteins encoded:
- a CDS encoding ABC transporter permease/substrate binding protein, which encodes MFNLLLLTSKIPLAENVEKIVSWLTDNWAGFFGAIQAGGQAIMNWSNSALGAIPPVILIFALTIFAILISGKKWSFPLFTFLGLLLVWNQGLWSDLIQTTTLVLLSSVLAIIIGVPLGIWMAKVNTVDKIVQPLLDLMQTMPGFVYLIPAVAFFGIGAVPGVFASLIFALPPTVRFTSLGIRQVPKEMEEAADSLGSTAWQKLFKVELPLAKSTILAGVNQTIMLALSMVVMASMVGAPGLGQGVLAAVQKADVGSGFVSGFALVILAIVIDRFVQFSNVEPAQQEPKSTLKKWVGLITTVVLLISMVGGLFHSQQQSKKSVDLVYVQWDSEVASNNVLAEAMRQHGYQVNLTPLDNAVMWQTLANGQADASVSAWLPNTQKAQYQKYHDQLDILGPNLKGARVGLVVPSYMDVNSIADLQQEADQTITGIEPGAGVVAAAQEAVKDYANLSGWQVQTSSTGSMAVALDKAIKQHQPIVITGWSPHWMWQKYDLKYLDDPKGVMGKSETLNTMTRKDLKDSKPDVYRVMKKFKWQPDDMEKVMLDISKGSTPQKAAQTWIKAHQKQVDAWFD
- a CDS encoding quaternary amine ABC transporter ATP-binding protein, with the protein product MPKVKIEHLTKIFGKRVKSALELVEKHVDKNEILAKTGSTVGVYDANLTIEEGEIFVIMGLSGSGKSTLIRLLNRLIEPTSGSIYLDGKDISKMEKQELLEVRRHKMSMVFQNFGLFPQRTVLENTMYGLEVQGIKYDEQVKRAEKALEDVNLLPFKDQYPSQLSGGMQQRVGLARALTNDPEILLMDEAFSALDPLIRRDMQDELLDLQDHFKKTIIFISHDLNEALRIGDRIAIMKDGEIVQIGTGEEILTNPANDYVRQFTEDLDRSKVLTAEKIMAKPFTTNIDVDGPNVALKKMVTEEVSGLVAVDRKRKFRGFLSTENALRARQEHLSVADVLSEMPTVSKDMLVSEIVPIIYDAPTPLAVVEDGKLLGVIIRGRVLEALAPATNNGDKEENHV